From Methylocystis sp. ATCC 49242, one genomic window encodes:
- the prfB gene encoding peptide chain release factor 2 (programmed frameshift), producing MRAEPLALKEQIEQSMGLLRRHLDVETAQRRLAELNVKAEDPNFWNDPDEAQKLMRERTQLEEQMGAIDKLSRDLEDALTLVELGEEAGDEDTEKEGVEALKAVLKDAQRRQIEALFSGEADGNDTFIEIHSGAGGTESQDWARMLFRMYARWAERKKFKVEVIEETAGEEAGIKSGTLLVKGHNAHGWAKTESGVHRLVRISPFDSNARRHTSFASVWVYPVVDDRIEVNINESDCRIDTYRSSGAGGQHVNTTDSAIRITHIPTGIVVACQAERSQHKNRATAWNMLRARLYELELEKREAEANKAAASKTDIGWGHQIRSYVLQPYQLVKDLRTGVTSGTPSEVLDGELDDFMQASLAQRIYGGGPEKVEDVD from the exons ATGCGCGCCGAGCCGCTTGCGCTGAAAGAACAGATCGAGCAGTCCATGGGACTGCTGAGGAGGCATCTT GACGTCGAGACCGCGCAACGCCGTCTCGCCGAGCTGAACGTCAAGGCAGAAGACCCCAATTTCTGGAACGATCCCGACGAAGCGCAGAAGCTGATGCGCGAGCGCACCCAGCTCGAGGAGCAGATGGGCGCGATCGACAAGCTGTCACGCGACCTCGAGGACGCGCTGACGCTCGTCGAACTCGGCGAGGAAGCCGGCGACGAGGACACCGAGAAGGAAGGCGTCGAGGCGCTCAAGGCCGTGCTGAAAGACGCCCAGCGCCGCCAGATCGAGGCGCTGTTCTCGGGCGAGGCCGATGGCAACGACACCTTCATCGAGATCCATTCCGGCGCCGGCGGCACCGAGAGCCAGGACTGGGCGCGCATGCTGTTCCGCATGTACGCCCGCTGGGCCGAGCGCAAGAAGTTCAAGGTCGAGGTGATCGAGGAGACGGCCGGCGAGGAGGCGGGCATCAAGTCCGGCACGCTGCTGGTGAAGGGCCACAACGCCCATGGCTGGGCCAAGACCGAATCCGGCGTGCATCGCCTCGTGCGCATCTCGCCTTTCGACTCCAACGCCCGCCGCCATACGAGCTTCGCCTCGGTCTGGGTCTATCCGGTGGTCGACGACCGCATTGAAGTGAACATCAATGAGTCGGACTGCCGTATAGACACGTATAGATCGTCGGGCGCGGGCGGCCAGCACGTCAATACGACGGACTCCGCCATCCGTATCACCCATATCCCGACCGGCATCGTCGTCGCCTGTCAGGCCGAGCGCTCGCAGCACAAGAACCGCGCCACCGCATGGAACATGCTGCGCGCGCGTCTCTACGAGCTCGAACTCGAAAAGCGCGAGGCCGAGGCCAACAAGGCCGCCGCCAGCAAGACCGACATCGGCTGGGGCCACCAGATTCGCTCCTACGTCCTGCAGCCCTATCAGCTCGTGAAGGACCTGCGCACCGGCGTCACCTCCGGGACGCCGTCCGAGGTGCTGGACGGCGAGCTCGACGACTTCATGCAGGCGTCTCTCGCCCAGCGCATTTATGGCGGCGGGCCAGAGAAGGTCGAGGACGTCGACTGA
- a CDS encoding transporter: protein MTIDRLKDALHPDIPGCLWALRFDAQGEAAPGGAADLARLGQPGEGFLWLHMDLADVRARPVIARIGALTETARAALCDPVDHQYLEYSDRLVSGALLDHERTLAGPASRTDYLRFAIGDGFFISARRRPMTSVETTRNALGRGARVDTPFALFELMTDFLIDELVRMTNDVGLAFDRVEDLLIDGRGREARPKLGAARRDAVRLARQVGGLASTLARLETIEEDPEERTDNDLRETAARLVQHTEALAREMLSLQERARLLQDELNALLNLETNDRLYVLTVVTTLLLPATFVTGFFGMNLKNLPFSESEEGTVYATILCVLAAGAVLILMRRWGLTNPREAEEDRPRPGASGPSRPADTNL, encoded by the coding sequence ATGACCATCGACCGCCTCAAGGACGCGCTTCACCCGGACATCCCCGGCTGCCTGTGGGCGTTGCGGTTCGACGCGCAGGGCGAGGCCGCGCCGGGCGGCGCGGCCGATCTCGCCCGGCTCGGCCAGCCGGGCGAGGGCTTCCTCTGGCTGCACATGGATCTCGCCGATGTCCGCGCCCGTCCGGTCATCGCCCGCATCGGGGCGCTCACCGAAACCGCGCGCGCCGCGCTGTGCGACCCGGTCGACCATCAATATCTCGAATATTCGGACAGGCTCGTGAGCGGCGCGCTGCTTGATCACGAGCGGACGCTGGCCGGTCCCGCCTCGCGCACGGACTATCTCCGCTTCGCCATCGGCGACGGCTTTTTCATCTCGGCGCGGCGGCGCCCGATGACCAGCGTCGAGACGACGCGAAACGCACTCGGCCGCGGAGCCCGCGTCGACACGCCCTTCGCGCTGTTCGAACTGATGACCGATTTTTTGATCGACGAACTCGTCCGCATGACCAATGACGTCGGCCTCGCCTTCGATCGCGTCGAGGATCTGCTCATCGACGGGCGCGGCCGCGAGGCGCGCCCGAAGCTCGGCGCGGCCCGGCGCGACGCCGTGCGCCTCGCGCGTCAGGTCGGCGGCCTCGCCTCCACGCTGGCGCGGCTGGAGACGATCGAGGAAGACCCGGAGGAGCGGACGGACAATGATCTGCGGGAAACGGCGGCGCGACTGGTTCAGCACACGGAGGCGCTCGCGCGCGAAATGCTAAGCCTGCAGGAACGCGCGCGTCTGCTGCAGGACGAGCTGAACGCGCTGCTCAATCTGGAGACCAACGACCGCCTTTATGTGCTGACGGTCGTCACGACCCTTCTGCTGCCGGCGACATTCGTGACCGGCTTCTTTGGCATGAACCTGAAGAACCTCCCCTTTTCCGAAAGCGAGGAAGGCACGGTCTATGCGACCATCCTGTGCGTTCTCGCCGCGGGAGCAGTGCTGATCCTGATGCGGCGATGGGGGCTGACCAATCCGCGGGAGGCCGAGGAGGACAGGCCGCGCCCCGGCGCGTCGGGCCCTTCCCGGCCGGCGGACACCAATCTTTAG
- the cobS gene encoding cobaltochelatase subunit CobS encodes MVDAANGGSGLEGLPDMKVSARQVFGIDSDLEVRAFSERNEHVPDVDPDYLFDRQTTLAILAGFAKNRRVMVTGYHGTGKSTHIEQVAARLNWPFVRVNLDSHISRIDLVGKDAIVLKEGKQVTEFRDGILPWAVQHNVALCFDEYDAGRPDVMFVIQRVLEVSGRLTLLDQNRVIRPHPAFRLFATANTVGLGDTSGLYHGVQQINQAQMDRWSIVTTLNYLPHDAETNIVISKVKSYGATKEGRDAANKMVRVADLTRNAFMAGDLSTVMSPRTVITWAENAEIFGDVGFAFRLTFLNKCDELERPLVAEFYQRCFGKELPESAVNVVMT; translated from the coding sequence TTGGTCGATGCAGCAAACGGCGGCTCGGGCCTGGAAGGCCTGCCGGATATGAAAGTCTCGGCGCGTCAGGTCTTCGGGATCGACTCGGATCTCGAAGTCCGGGCCTTTTCCGAGCGCAACGAGCATGTGCCGGACGTCGACCCCGACTATCTTTTCGACCGCCAGACGACCCTCGCCATTCTCGCGGGCTTCGCGAAGAACCGCCGCGTCATGGTCACGGGCTATCACGGCACCGGCAAGTCCACGCATATCGAGCAGGTGGCGGCGCGGCTCAACTGGCCCTTCGTGCGCGTCAATCTCGACAGCCACATCTCCCGCATCGACCTCGTCGGCAAGGACGCGATCGTGCTCAAGGAAGGAAAGCAGGTCACGGAGTTCCGCGACGGCATCCTGCCCTGGGCCGTGCAGCACAATGTCGCGCTCTGCTTCGACGAATATGACGCCGGCCGCCCGGACGTGATGTTCGTCATCCAGCGCGTGCTCGAGGTCTCGGGCCGCCTCACGCTGCTCGACCAGAATCGCGTCATCCGCCCGCATCCGGCCTTCCGCCTCTTCGCCACCGCCAACACGGTCGGCCTCGGCGACACCTCGGGCCTTTATCACGGCGTGCAGCAGATCAACCAGGCGCAGATGGACCGCTGGTCGATCGTGACGACGCTGAACTATCTGCCGCACGACGCCGAGACCAATATCGTCATCTCCAAGGTGAAGTCCTACGGCGCGACGAAGGAAGGCCGCGACGCGGCCAACAAGATGGTGCGCGTCGCCGACCTGACCCGTAACGCCTTCATGGCCGGCGACCTCTCGACGGTGATGAGCCCGCGCACGGTCATCACCTGGGCCGAGAACGCGGAAATATTCGGCGACGTCGGCTTCGCCTTCCGGCTCACCTTCCTCAACAAATGCGACGAGCTGGAGCGTCCGCTGGTCGCGGAGTTCTACCAGCGCTGCTTCGGGAAGGAGTTGCCCGAGAGCGCGGTGAATGTGGTTATGACCTGA